A window from Shimia isoporae encodes these proteins:
- the gmk gene encoding guanylate kinase — protein MTQRRGLLIILSSPSGAGKSTLAKRLMTWDPGLSFSISATTRAPRPGEEHGREYFFLTEDEFKGQVAENQMLEHAHVFGNFYGSPAGPVKDTIDAGNDVLFDVDWQGEQQIRNSDLGKHALSIFILPPSIKELHRRLVTRAQDSDEVIAKRMQKSWDEISHWGAYDYVLINDDLDATEAELKTIITAERMRREQQPALQNHVRTLQDEFQEMS, from the coding sequence ATGACACAGCGACGCGGTCTTCTCATCATCCTTTCTTCACCATCAGGTGCAGGAAAATCGACGTTGGCGAAACGCCTGATGACCTGGGATCCGGGTCTGAGCTTTTCAATCTCGGCCACAACGCGCGCGCCCCGACCGGGAGAGGAGCACGGACGAGAATATTTCTTTTTGACGGAAGATGAATTCAAAGGGCAGGTCGCCGAAAACCAGATGCTTGAGCACGCCCACGTGTTCGGCAATTTTTACGGATCTCCCGCTGGTCCTGTCAAAGATACAATAGACGCCGGAAACGATGTTCTTTTTGATGTTGATTGGCAGGGGGAACAGCAGATCCGAAATTCCGACCTCGGCAAACATGCACTGTCCATTTTCATTTTGCCGCCGTCGATCAAGGAACTTCATCGCCGCCTAGTGACCCGCGCGCAAGATAGCGATGAGGTGATTGCCAAGCGCATGCAAAAAAGCTGGGACGAGATCAGTCACTGGGGCGCCTATGACTATGTGCTGATCAACGACGATCTGGACGCAACCGAGGCAGAATTGAAAACCATCATCACCGCAGAGCGTATGCGCCGTGAACAGCAGCCCGCACTTCAGAACCACGTTCGCACGCTTCAAGATGAATTTCAGGAGATGTCTTAA
- a CDS encoding substrate-binding domain-containing protein, giving the protein MSVKLTASAIAVAAIAATTASARDQVQIAGSSTVLPYATIVAEAFGENFDFPTPVVEGGGSGAGRKKMCEGVGPNTIDIANSSSRIKQSDIDLCGTNGVNEIMEVRFGYDGIVFASDINGPSFAFTPADWFNAIAKEVVVDGKLVANPNKTWADANADLPAQDILAFIPGTKHGTREVFDKKVLEAGCKATGALELLGDKKACHALRTDGLSVDIDGDYTETLARLDANKNAIGVFGLSFYQNNTDKLVVATMDNVTPSTETVASGEYPVSRPLFFYIKKAHLGVIPGLQEYVEFFVSDDMAGPDGPLAEYGLVSDPELAKTQEMVASGTPMGPLN; this is encoded by the coding sequence ATGTCCGTCAAACTGACCGCCTCGGCCATCGCCGTAGCAGCCATCGCAGCAACCACTGCATCCGCACGTGATCAAGTTCAGATCGCTGGTTCATCCACCGTTCTGCCTTACGCAACCATCGTCGCCGAAGCGTTTGGCGAAAACTTTGATTTCCCGACTCCGGTTGTTGAAGGTGGTGGTTCCGGCGCTGGCCGCAAAAAGATGTGCGAAGGCGTTGGTCCGAACACCATCGACATCGCGAACTCTTCCTCGCGCATCAAGCAGTCTGACATCGATCTTTGCGGCACCAACGGTGTAAACGAGATCATGGAAGTTCGCTTCGGTTATGACGGCATCGTTTTTGCGTCCGACATCAACGGTCCTTCTTTTGCTTTCACTCCAGCTGATTGGTTCAACGCAATCGCAAAAGAAGTTGTCGTAGACGGCAAGCTGGTTGCGAACCCGAACAAAACCTGGGCAGACGCAAACGCCGACCTGCCGGCACAGGACATTCTGGCCTTCATCCCGGGCACCAAGCACGGCACCCGCGAAGTGTTCGACAAGAAAGTTCTGGAAGCTGGCTGTAAAGCAACTGGCGCTCTGGAATTGCTGGGCGACAAGAAAGCCTGCCACGCACTGCGCACCGACGGTCTGTCTGTCGACATCGACGGCGACTACACCGAAACTCTGGCCCGTCTGGACGCCAACAAGAACGCCATCGGCGTCTTCGGCCTGTCCTTCTACCAGAACAACACCGACAAACTGGTTGTTGCGACAATGGACAACGTGACCCCGTCGACTGAGACCGTCGCGTCCGGCGAATACCCGGTATCCCGCCCGCTGTTCTTCTACATCAAGAAAGCACACTTGGGTGTGATCCCTGGCCTTCAGGAATACGTCGAGTTCTTCGTATCCGATGACATGGCAGGTCCTGATGGCCCGCTGGCTGAATACGGCCTCGTTTCCGATCCGGAACTGGCTAAGACTCAGGAAATGGTTGCTTCCGGCACCCCGATGGGTCCGCTGAACTAA
- the phoU gene encoding phosphate signaling complex protein PhoU: MSDQHIVSAFDRDLEGIQAHVMKMGGLVEAAIVDASQSLLNQDEELSAEVIKRDQAIDDLDTLINEECANLIALRAPAAVDLRVVLSVMKIAGNLERIGDYAKNMAKRNAVLVHMTPIEGARGALQRMAREVQLMLKDVLDAFIERDLDKAQDVLERDRDVDQMYNALFREFLTFMMEDPRHITPCMHLHFIAKNTERMGDHVTSIAEQVIYLVSGSLPEENRPKATRYEAE, translated from the coding sequence ATGTCTGATCAACATATCGTTTCCGCATTCGACCGCGACTTGGAAGGCATTCAGGCGCACGTCATGAAAATGGGCGGATTGGTTGAGGCTGCCATTGTGGATGCGTCTCAATCCCTTCTCAATCAGGACGAAGAACTTTCCGCCGAGGTTATCAAGCGTGATCAGGCAATCGACGACCTGGACACGCTGATCAACGAAGAATGCGCCAACCTGATCGCTCTGCGGGCGCCCGCCGCTGTCGATTTGCGGGTCGTCCTGTCCGTGATGAAAATCGCAGGCAACCTCGAGCGGATTGGTGACTACGCCAAGAACATGGCAAAGCGCAATGCGGTTCTGGTCCATATGACGCCGATTGAAGGCGCTCGTGGCGCGCTGCAGCGCATGGCCCGCGAAGTTCAGCTCATGCTCAAGGATGTATTGGACGCTTTCATCGAGCGAGATTTGGATAAGGCGCAGGACGTTCTGGAACGGGATCGCGATGTCGATCAGATGTATAACGCTCTGTTTCGCGAGTTCCTGACTTTCATGATGGAAGATCCGCGTCATATCACCCCGTGCATGCACCTTCATTTCATCGCCAAGAATACGGAACGGATGGGCGATCACGTCACGTCCATTGCGGAACAGGTTATCTATCTGGTGTCCGGCAGCCTGCCCGAAGAAAATCGCCCAAAAGCAACGCGCTACGAAGCCGAATAA
- the tsf gene encoding translation elongation factor Ts, translating into MAITAAMVKELREMTGAGMMDAKKALTETDGDQEAAIDWLRTKGLAKAAKKSGRTAAEGLVAVKVEGGKGVAVEVNSETDFVGKNADFQAMVAKIAGAAVNVADVDALKAADLGGKTVEETVTDAVATIGENMSVRRMASVEGDVVTSYVHNPAVDGMGKIGVLVALKGGDEAFGKQVAMHIAAASPQALGEADLDPAVVEKERNVQIEIARESGKPEQVIEKMIVGRMKKFMSEVTLLGQNFVINPDLTVEAAAKEAGAEIVGYVRMEVGEGIEKKEEDFAAEVAKAAQG; encoded by the coding sequence ATGGCGATCACAGCAGCTATGGTCAAAGAACTGCGCGAGATGACCGGCGCAGGTATGATGGACGCAAAAAAAGCGTTGACCGAAACTGACGGCGACCAGGAAGCAGCAATCGATTGGCTGCGCACCAAAGGTCTGGCAAAAGCCGCAAAGAAATCCGGTCGCACCGCAGCCGAGGGCCTCGTGGCCGTTAAGGTTGAAGGCGGTAAAGGCGTTGCCGTTGAGGTTAACTCCGAAACTGACTTCGTTGGCAAAAACGCTGACTTCCAGGCGATGGTCGCAAAGATTGCTGGCGCAGCCGTGAATGTTGCAGACGTTGATGCGCTGAAAGCAGCGGATCTGGGCGGCAAGACCGTCGAGGAAACTGTAACCGACGCAGTTGCAACCATCGGTGAAAACATGTCCGTGCGTCGTATGGCGTCCGTCGAAGGCGACGTTGTGACCTCTTACGTGCACAACCCGGCCGTAGATGGCATGGGCAAAATCGGTGTTCTTGTTGCTCTGAAAGGCGGCGACGAAGCATTCGGCAAGCAGGTTGCCATGCACATCGCAGCAGCATCTCCTCAGGCTCTGGGTGAAGCAGACCTTGATCCGGCAGTTGTTGAAAAAGAGCGCAACGTCCAGATCGAGATCGCACGTGAATCCGGCAAGCCGGAGCAGGTGATCGAAAAGATGATCGTAGGTCGCATGAAGAAATTCATGTCCGAAGTGACCCTTCTTGGCCAAAACTTCGTCATCAACCCGGATCTGACAGTGGAAGCAGCGGCTAAGGAAGCCGGTGCTGAAATCGTTGGCTACGTCCGCATGGAAGTTGGCGAAGGTATCGAGAAAAAAGAAGAAGATTTTGCTGCTGAAGTGGCAAAAGCCGCGCAAGGCTAA
- a CDS encoding LuxR family transcriptional regulator codes for MTDPLDYIERLTKHTRLEELWEAHCVEMAKFGFDRIIYGYTNYRSGMMVGDVDDFFILSNHAPEYLNMFLDGGLYFHGPMFQWTLNNAGSASWAMAAAALAKGDLNEHQRNVLDVNNSFGIHAGYTVSFPTVSSRTKGAISLAARSDLSQAEVDKIWAAHGREIELINNVAHLKVQSLPYSNPERELTSRQREVLEWVGDGKTIQDIALLIERTPATVEKHLRLARDAMNVETTAQALLKASFMKQIYLLEGPK; via the coding sequence ATGACTGACCCTCTGGACTACATCGAAAGACTCACCAAACACACACGTCTAGAGGAACTCTGGGAAGCACACTGTGTGGAAATGGCCAAGTTCGGGTTTGACCGAATTATCTACGGCTACACGAACTACCGTAGCGGGATGATGGTCGGTGATGTAGACGACTTTTTCATCCTCTCAAACCACGCCCCCGAATACTTGAACATGTTTCTTGATGGCGGCCTCTATTTCCACGGTCCAATGTTTCAGTGGACTCTGAACAACGCTGGCTCTGCCAGTTGGGCCATGGCAGCGGCAGCTCTTGCCAAAGGCGACTTGAACGAGCATCAGCGCAACGTGCTGGACGTCAACAACAGCTTTGGCATCCACGCCGGTTATACGGTGAGCTTCCCAACGGTTTCTTCGCGTACCAAGGGGGCCATTTCGCTAGCAGCCCGCAGTGATCTGTCTCAGGCCGAAGTCGACAAAATCTGGGCAGCTCATGGACGTGAGATCGAACTGATCAACAATGTTGCCCACTTGAAAGTTCAGTCTCTCCCCTACTCAAACCCCGAGCGAGAATTGACCAGCCGCCAGCGCGAAGTGCTGGAATGGGTCGGTGACGGGAAAACCATTCAAGACATTGCTTTACTGATCGAGCGCACACCAGCCACAGTTGAAAAGCATTTGCGACTCGCACGCGACGCGATGAATGTTGAAACGACTGCGCAAGCTTTGCTCAAAGCGTCATTTATGAAGCAGATTTACCTGCTTGAAGGACCAAAATAA
- the pstA gene encoding phosphate ABC transporter permease PstA, whose amino-acid sequence MTDVTPTTSILTIDDRTRRRNSAEKRFRMYGVAAIVVAMLALVGLMTSIISGGLPAFKQTFITLDVYLDPAKLDKDGSGDLEKIRKVSTFGYAPLIKKSLEEHMANPEMAVDGLTAKQAAAMISKEGAAEMRRFVLANPAMIGETVSFKFLASGRIDGYYKGRVTMESAELDKNVSPEQLQFADKLKDAGLLKTSFNWGFLTRADASENRPEAAGLGVAILGSFYMMIVVLCLTLPIGVAASIYLEEFAPKNWFTDLVEVNISNLAAVPSIVFGILGLAIFINFAGLPQSAPIVGGLVLTLMTLPTIIIATRASLKAVPPSIRDAALGVGASKMQAVFHHVLPLAAPGILTGTIIGLAQALGETAPLLLIGMVAFVREYPAAPPEGFFDPAAALPVQVYNWTQRADPAFVERASGAIIVLLVFLLIMNAIAIILRRRFERRW is encoded by the coding sequence ATGACCGACGTTACCCCAACCACGTCGATCCTCACCATCGACGACCGCACCCGGCGCCGGAATTCTGCCGAAAAGCGGTTCCGCATGTATGGTGTTGCGGCGATTGTCGTAGCCATGCTGGCGCTTGTCGGCTTGATGACCTCGATCATTTCAGGCGGGCTACCTGCGTTCAAACAGACATTCATCACTCTGGACGTGTATCTGGATCCCGCCAAACTCGACAAAGACGGATCCGGGGATCTGGAAAAAATCCGCAAGGTGTCCACTTTTGGCTACGCGCCTCTGATCAAGAAGTCGCTTGAAGAGCACATGGCCAACCCCGAAATGGCCGTGGACGGTCTGACTGCAAAACAGGCTGCAGCGATGATTTCGAAAGAGGGCGCCGCCGAGATGCGCCGTTTCGTTCTCGCGAACCCCGCCATGATTGGCGAAACTGTGAGCTTCAAGTTCCTCGCCTCGGGCCGCATCGACGGCTACTACAAAGGCCGAGTGACGATGGAGAGCGCTGAACTCGACAAAAACGTTTCGCCGGAACAGTTGCAGTTCGCAGACAAACTGAAAGACGCAGGCCTGCTGAAAACGTCGTTCAACTGGGGCTTCCTGACCCGTGCGGACGCATCCGAAAACCGCCCGGAGGCAGCGGGCCTCGGCGTTGCCATCCTCGGCTCGTTCTACATGATGATCGTGGTGCTTTGTCTTACTTTGCCCATCGGTGTCGCGGCCTCGATCTATCTTGAGGAATTCGCGCCGAAGAACTGGTTCACCGATCTGGTGGAGGTCAACATCTCTAACCTCGCAGCGGTCCCATCCATCGTTTTCGGTATCCTCGGCCTAGCGATTTTCATCAACTTTGCCGGCCTGCCGCAATCAGCGCCCATCGTGGGTGGTCTCGTACTGACCCTGATGACACTGCCAACGATCATCATCGCGACCCGCGCCTCGCTCAAAGCAGTCCCGCCGTCCATCCGCGACGCGGCATTGGGGGTAGGGGCCTCGAAAATGCAAGCGGTGTTCCACCATGTTCTTCCGCTTGCCGCACCCGGTATTTTGACAGGCACAATTATCGGGCTTGCGCAGGCCCTCGGGGAAACAGCACCGCTTTTGCTCATCGGCATGGTTGCCTTTGTTCGGGAATATCCGGCTGCGCCGCCTGAAGGGTTCTTTGACCCAGCCGCCGCGCTCCCAGTTCAAGTTTACAATTGGACCCAGCGTGCGGACCCAGCCTTTGTCGAGCGCGCCTCGGGCGCTATCATTGTTCTGCTGGTGTTCCTCTTGATCATGAACGCCATCGCCATCATCTTGCGCCGCCGCTTTGAACGCCGCTGGTAA
- a CDS encoding gamma carbonic anhydrase family protein, producing the protein MPLYELDGVSPQKDDSAWIAPDANVIGNVVLEPDTSIWFGCTLRGDNETITIGAGSNVQENTVMHTDPGYALTIGTNCTIGHKAMLHGCTIGDGSLIGMGATVLNGAKIGRNCLIGAGALITEGKEIPDGSLVMGAPGKVVRQLDEAAIMGLQMSAQHYQQNAKRFATGLRPVGGTSCC; encoded by the coding sequence ATGCCCCTTTATGAACTTGACGGCGTGTCCCCGCAAAAAGATGACAGCGCTTGGATCGCACCTGACGCGAACGTAATTGGAAATGTGGTGTTGGAACCGGACACCTCGATCTGGTTCGGCTGTACGCTGCGCGGCGACAATGAGACCATTACCATAGGAGCGGGGTCTAACGTTCAGGAAAATACGGTCATGCATACCGATCCCGGCTATGCCCTGACGATCGGCACGAACTGCACGATTGGTCACAAAGCCATGCTGCATGGCTGCACAATTGGGGATGGCAGCCTGATCGGCATGGGAGCGACCGTTTTAAACGGCGCAAAGATCGGAAGGAACTGTCTGATCGGGGCAGGGGCTTTGATCACCGAAGGCAAAGAGATCCCCGACGGATCCCTTGTAATGGGGGCACCAGGAAAAGTCGTACGCCAACTTGATGAAGCGGCGATCATGGGATTGCAAATGTCCGCGCAGCACTACCAGCAAAACGCAAAAAGGTTTGCGACAGGACTGCGTCCGGTAGGTGGCACCTCCTGCTGTTAA
- the pstB gene encoding phosphate ABC transporter ATP-binding protein PstB, giving the protein MYDAPKLGEAVDQTTTKISARNVQVYYGENHAIKDVNVEIDAKTVTAFIGPSGCGKSTFLRCINRMNDTIDICRVEGDILIDGEDIYDKRVDPVQLRAKVGMVFQKPNPFPKSIYDNIAYGPRIHGLAKNKAELDEIVEKSLRRGAIWDEVKDRLDAPGTGLSGGQQQRLCIARAVATEPEVLLMDEPCSALDPIATAQVEELIDELRSQFSVVIVTHSMQQAARVSQKTAFFHLGNLVEYGETSQIFTNPQDERTQNYITGRIG; this is encoded by the coding sequence ATGTACGACGCACCTAAACTGGGGGAAGCCGTGGACCAGACAACAACAAAAATCTCCGCCCGCAATGTTCAGGTCTATTACGGCGAAAACCACGCTATCAAAGACGTGAATGTCGAAATCGACGCAAAAACCGTGACTGCATTCATTGGCCCATCGGGCTGCGGCAAATCTACTTTTCTGCGCTGCATCAACCGGATGAACGATACGATCGACATTTGCCGTGTCGAAGGTGACATCCTGATTGATGGCGAAGATATTTACGACAAGCGTGTCGACCCTGTTCAATTGCGCGCGAAAGTGGGAATGGTTTTTCAAAAACCGAACCCCTTCCCAAAGTCCATCTACGACAACATCGCATATGGTCCGCGAATTCACGGACTTGCCAAAAACAAGGCAGAACTCGATGAAATCGTTGAGAAATCCTTGCGCCGAGGCGCGATTTGGGACGAAGTAAAAGACCGCCTGGACGCTCCCGGAACGGGTCTTTCCGGCGGTCAGCAGCAGCGCCTTTGCATTGCTCGCGCCGTCGCAACCGAGCCTGAAGTGCTTCTTATGGATGAACCTTGTTCTGCGCTTGACCCGATTGCCACAGCTCAAGTTGAGGAACTGATCGACGAACTGCGCAGCCAGTTCTCTGTGGTTATCGTGACCCACTCGATGCAACAGGCCGCCCGCGTCAGCCAGAAAACGGCCTTCTTCCACCTTGGAAACTTGGTTGAATATGGGGAAACCTCCCAGATTTTCACCAACCCGCAGGACGAACGCACACAAAACTACATTACCGGCCGGATCGGTTAA
- a CDS encoding sensor histidine kinase, producing MTDSFDPAILEGIPLPAFFVDGRARLVASNARVVELQPKASESLPLILVFRQPALNDAVEKCLRSRQQQRTVYLHNDGRQEHRYDVSITPAEGGALVCFRDITEERQLDQMRRDFVANVSHELRTPLTAILGFIETLQGPAKGDPNAQERFLGTMAAEASRMNRLVGDLLSLSRVEEVSRMRPTDPVDVDGLIRSAIRNLSPLAEESESQIVFDREASEMIVPGDSDQLLQVVTNLIENALKYGGEGTEAVLSLSEIDRATGVKGEALNLTISDNGPGIDDVHIPRLTERFYRIDSHRSREMGGTGLGLAIVKHIINRHRGRLEIESALGKGTSISVILPKN from the coding sequence ATGACTGACAGTTTCGACCCTGCTATTCTTGAGGGCATTCCTTTGCCCGCATTTTTCGTAGACGGGCGGGCACGTTTGGTCGCCTCCAACGCGCGGGTCGTTGAACTTCAACCAAAGGCCAGCGAAAGCCTTCCCCTGATTCTGGTTTTTCGTCAGCCCGCGTTGAACGACGCTGTAGAGAAATGTCTTCGGTCAAGACAGCAGCAACGGACGGTCTATCTGCATAACGATGGGCGTCAGGAACATAGATACGATGTATCAATCACGCCTGCGGAAGGCGGCGCGCTCGTGTGTTTTCGCGATATCACCGAAGAACGACAGCTTGACCAGATGCGGCGGGACTTTGTCGCCAACGTCAGTCACGAATTGCGAACGCCTCTGACTGCGATCCTCGGCTTTATCGAGACCCTCCAGGGACCAGCCAAAGGGGACCCGAACGCTCAGGAGCGGTTCCTGGGGACAATGGCAGCCGAAGCAAGCCGAATGAACCGCCTGGTAGGTGATTTGCTTTCTCTCAGTCGCGTTGAAGAAGTGTCACGTATGCGTCCGACAGACCCTGTCGATGTGGACGGACTGATCCGATCGGCGATACGTAATCTTTCTCCCTTGGCCGAAGAGAGTGAATCACAAATTGTCTTTGACCGCGAAGCTTCAGAAATGATCGTGCCCGGAGATTCGGACCAGCTTCTTCAAGTTGTCACAAATCTCATTGAGAATGCCCTGAAATATGGGGGGGAAGGCACTGAAGCGGTTCTTTCCCTTTCTGAAATCGACCGGGCGACCGGCGTCAAAGGCGAAGCGCTGAACCTAACGATCTCCGACAATGGCCCCGGTATCGACGACGTTCACATTCCGCGTCTGACAGAGCGTTTTTACAGAATTGATTCCCATAGATCGCGTGAAATGGGTGGTACAGGACTAGGTCTTGCGATTGTGAAGCACATCATCAACCGCCACCGGGGCCGCCTTGAGATTGAAAGTGCTCTCGGAAAAGGCACCTCGATAAGTGTGATTTTGCCGAAAAACTGA
- the phoB gene encoding phosphate regulon transcriptional regulator PhoB, protein MSKDHPTVLVVEDEPAQREVLAYNLQAEGFHVETAPDGDEALIIVDELLPDIIVLDWMLPGTSGIEVCRRLKTRAETNGIPIIMLSARSEEVDRVRGLETGADDYVIKPYSVLELMARVRNQIRRVRPAAVGQRLKYEDIILDAETHRVTRQEKPLKLGPTEFRLLTTFMEKPGRVWSREQLLDRVWGRDIYVDSRTVDVHIGRLRKALCVHGGEDPLRTVRGAGYALG, encoded by the coding sequence ATGAGCAAAGATCACCCCACAGTTCTGGTTGTCGAAGACGAACCCGCCCAACGCGAAGTACTGGCCTATAACCTTCAGGCCGAAGGTTTCCACGTCGAGACCGCTCCGGACGGTGACGAGGCGTTGATCATTGTAGATGAACTTCTACCAGACATCATCGTCCTCGATTGGATGCTTCCGGGCACGTCCGGGATCGAAGTCTGTCGTCGCTTGAAAACGCGCGCGGAAACAAACGGCATACCGATAATTATGTTGTCGGCACGCTCGGAGGAAGTTGATCGGGTGAGGGGGCTTGAAACCGGTGCGGACGACTATGTCATCAAGCCATACTCGGTACTCGAGCTTATGGCACGCGTTCGAAATCAAATTCGCAGAGTTCGTCCAGCGGCCGTCGGACAACGTCTGAAATACGAAGACATCATCCTGGATGCCGAAACCCATCGTGTGACCCGTCAGGAAAAGCCACTGAAACTGGGGCCAACCGAATTTCGGCTGCTCACAACCTTTATGGAAAAGCCTGGCCGTGTCTGGAGCCGCGAACAGCTTTTGGATCGTGTTTGGGGCCGTGACATTTATGTCGACAGTCGAACGGTTGATGTCCACATCGGCCGATTGCGGAAAGCTCTTTGCGTACACGGTGGAGAGGATCCTTTAAGGACAGTCCGCGGTGCAGGTTACGCTTTGGGATAG
- the pstC gene encoding phosphate ABC transporter permease subunit PstC, with the protein MSAGLVILAVVAIAIVGFFVGRTKALSAAGGDIRQLHSLPSYYGQAVFLFTAVPALLVTFAWLLIQPMLIEGRISDMIQPSDIDEGSSLELVMADVRRISNGLDTAVVAGAMTEPDIQTVTTENTDVRAVLAGVGVAVASDIKPNVLAASIEYRAKTKSARGYMAIVAVALALAGFAFALSLTKPEYRARNVSETAIKSLLILSSFVAILTTIGIITSLIFETSNFFRMYPAKDFFFNLTWNPQFTGGSDLGIIPLLWGTLYVSFVALVFAVPIGLFVAIYLSEYASSKVRSIVKPAVEVLAGIPTIVYGLFALITVGPLLRDYFAQPLGLGQSSSSVLTAGLVMGIMLIPFVSSLSDDVINAVPQAMRDGSYGLGATQSETVKQVILPAALPGIVGAILLAASRAIGETMIVVMGAGAAAKLSLNPFEAMTTITVKIVSQLTGDTEFASPETLVAFALGLSLFVITLGLNVLALYIVRKYREQYE; encoded by the coding sequence ATGAGCGCCGGTCTCGTAATCCTCGCCGTCGTCGCAATCGCGATCGTCGGTTTTTTTGTTGGGAGAACCAAAGCTCTCAGCGCGGCAGGCGGCGATATTCGCCAACTCCACTCCCTTCCCAGTTACTACGGGCAAGCAGTGTTCTTGTTCACAGCAGTGCCAGCATTACTGGTCACGTTTGCCTGGTTGCTCATTCAGCCGATGCTGATAGAAGGCCGGATCTCGGACATGATCCAGCCCTCTGACATCGACGAAGGCAGTTCGCTCGAATTGGTGATGGCTGACGTGCGCCGCATTTCGAACGGACTGGACACGGCTGTTGTTGCGGGGGCGATGACAGAACCCGACATCCAGACAGTCACTACGGAAAACACCGACGTACGCGCCGTTTTGGCGGGAGTCGGCGTCGCCGTTGCCTCTGACATCAAACCCAATGTCCTGGCGGCTTCGATTGAATATCGCGCGAAAACGAAGTCCGCTCGTGGGTACATGGCGATTGTCGCAGTTGCACTTGCACTCGCAGGCTTTGCTTTCGCACTCTCGTTGACCAAACCCGAATACCGCGCGCGCAACGTGTCGGAAACGGCCATCAAGTCGCTGCTTATTCTGTCGTCCTTTGTCGCAATCCTGACGACCATAGGCATTATCACGTCCCTGATTTTCGAAACCTCGAACTTCTTCCGGATGTATCCAGCCAAAGATTTCTTCTTCAATCTGACATGGAACCCGCAATTCACCGGCGGCTCGGACCTTGGCATTATCCCGCTTCTGTGGGGCACGCTTTATGTGTCTTTTGTGGCGCTTGTGTTTGCTGTTCCGATCGGCCTTTTCGTTGCCATTTATCTATCTGAATACGCTTCATCCAAAGTGCGTTCGATTGTGAAACCGGCGGTTGAAGTACTGGCGGGAATTCCGACCATTGTTTATGGTCTTTTTGCTCTGATCACTGTTGGTCCCTTGTTGCGCGACTACTTTGCACAACCACTCGGCCTAGGGCAGTCGTCCTCCTCGGTTCTGACGGCGGGTCTTGTGATGGGCATCATGCTCATTCCGTTTGTGTCTTCGCTTTCCGACGACGTGATCAACGCTGTACCACAGGCCATGCGCGACGGATCTTACGGTCTTGGCGCAACGCAATCTGAAACAGTCAAACAGGTCATCCTTCCCGCTGCTCTGCCTGGTATTGTCGGAGCGATCCTGCTTGCCGCGTCCCGCGCAATCGGAGAAACCATGATCGTGGTCATGGGGGCAGGGGCCGCCGCAAAGCTTAGCCTGAACCCCTTTGAGGCCATGACGACAATAACAGTGAAAATTGTGAGCCAGCTCACAGGGGACACCGAGTTTGCCAGCCCGGAAACGCTTGTGGCTTTCGCGCTTGGTCTCTCTCTTTTTGTCATCACACTCGGGCTGAACGTTTTGGCGCTCTACATCGTCCGTAAATACCGGGAGCAATACGAATGA